In the Sarcophilus harrisii chromosome 3, mSarHar1.11, whole genome shotgun sequence genome, one interval contains:
- the LOC100928280 gene encoding 40S ribosomal protein S4, Y, which produces MARGPKKHLKRVAAPKHWMLDKLTGVFAPRPSTGPHKLRECLPLIIFLRNRLKYALTGDEVKKICMQRFIKIDGKVRTDITYPAGFMDVISIDKTGEHFRLVYDTKGRFAVHRITAEEAKYKLCKVRKIFVATKGIPHLVTHDARTIRYPDPLIKVNDTVQIDLETGKITDFIKFDTGNLCMVTGGANLGRIGVITNREKHPGSFDVVHVKDANGNSFATRLSNIFVIGKGNKPWISLPRGKGIRLTIAEERDKRLAAKQSSG; this is translated from the coding sequence ATGGCTCGTGGTCCCAAGAAACACTTGAAGCGTGTGGCAGCCCCAAAGCATTGGATGCTTGATAAATTAACTGGTGTTTTTGCTCCTAGACCTTCCACTGGCCCCCACAAGCTGCGGGAGTGCCTCCCTCTTATTATCTTTCTTAGAAATAGACTTAAGTATGCTCTGACAGGAGATGAGGTAAAGAAGATCTGCATGCAGCGGTTCATCAAAATTGATGGTAAAGTCCGTACTGATATTACCTATCCTGCTGGTTTTATGGATGTCATCAGCATCGATAAGACAGGAGAACATTTCCGTCTAGTATATGACACCAAGGGCCGTTTTGCTGTTCATCGCATCACAGCTGAAGAGGCAAAATATAAATTGTGCAAAGTGAGAAAAATCTTTGTGGCTACAAAAGGCATCCCTCATCTGGTGACTCATGATGCCCGTACAATCCGTTATCCAGATCCTTTAATCAAAGTGAATGACACAGTCCAGATTGATTTAGAGACTGGCAAGATAACTGATTTCATCAAGTTTGATACTGGCAACTTGTGTATGGTGACTGGTGGTGCTAACTTGGGTCGAATTGGTGTGATCACCAACAGGGAGAAGCATCCAGGTTCTTTTGATGTTGTCCATGTGAAGGATGCCAATGGCAATAGCTTTGCCACTaggctttcaaatatttttgttattggcAAAGGTAATAAGCCTTGGATTTCTCTGCCTCGTGGAAAAGGTATCCGTCTCACCATTGctgaagaaagagataagagattGGCAGCCAAACAGAGCAGTGGATAA